TCATCGTAGCTCTCTTTAGAAGGCCAGCAACCCTACTGGATCAAGATTTTACCTTTGTGGCCTTATTTGGCCTTAATAACCTACAAATCCCGTCTCAAAATACAGTCTCACTGTGGGGGTAGGGCTTGATGAGGCTTGGAAGATGCGGTTGACTGTGTAGCACCTGCCGCTGGCCAGTGATAGCCCTGTTACCTGGGAGACGGGAGGTCCttcagtgggccaggctggaagctGTGGTTCTGGGTACAGCTGACATCCTCAGGAACCTTGCCCAGGCATGCGCGCTGCAGTCCCCTGCCTTCCCACCCAATACGGCCTGTGGACACCATTTGTTCCCAGCAGGATGGGGGTAGGGGGAGCTGGTGGAAGCTTCTAGAAggctcctccctctccccaccaatAAGACAGGCCAGACCCCCACCAGCTAACAGGCATGCGGGTCTAGGTGCCTGGTGACCCACTCAACTTTTCTTGGGACTGCTGGGAGCTTCTGGGGCGCATAGGGAGGACAAACTGTAGCATTCAGGGGCCATGTTCTGACTCAATTATGTCCTAGATCCACTGTGAGGCTGGCAGTCACTTCCCCTCTAGAGGCCTCAGTCGCTTCATCTCTAGAATGGGCACAACCACCTCTGATCTGTCCACTTGTCTTGTAAAACTCAGAGCTAGATCCTGCATATAAGCAGGCTCCCAGGTGGCAGAAAGTGGGCACAAAACGCCCCAGTGTTAACGAGCATGGAGGTTATCTCCAGGGATGCACCGTGGGTTAGCCTGCTGGCCCGGCTGACTGCCTGAGATGCCCTCAGAGTCAGGCGTGGCTGCTGATGGCACCCAGAGCCTGCAGACCACTCCCCTGCCTCCAGCTACCCACTGTGGATAGGCCCAAGGGAGGCATCAGCCCCCTTCAATAAAATAGAGCATGAAAATAAGCTTTCTCAAGACGAGAGGATTCAGAAAGGTTCCTGCTGGAAGCAACTTTGGCGCTACACAAGCATCTTCTCGCTATGTAAACACCAgtctcccttcccccaggcccTCCCCGGCTCACCCCGCAGACAGGAAGTGGGAAGGCGGATGGGACAAAGGCGCAAAGGCAAAGCTGAATTTACTCATTGTACCCTACCCCCTTCCCTTGGCACCGCCTGAGACTCAGCGCCCGTGCCAGCTGCCTGAGCTCTTCAGCTATCTCCTGGCACCCGGCTCTAGgctccaggcaggcagctgctggaATAGCAGGGACGCTGTTTCTAAACGGGACTCGCTTTGGCTCCCAGTCCCCTTCGAGAGACTGCTGGTTTTGGAGTGGCAGCGCCTGGAGCCGGCTGCAGAGGCAGCGGCACGCCCCCTAGCGGCAGACGTGGTCCTTCCACCGAGGTAGGTTTGCAGGGCTGGCGTTGGTGATGTTGGGCAACTGCAAGGGAGGCAGCTTTCAAACCCAAGCTCAGAAAGTGACAACATAGACTCTCCTGAAGTCTTAATAACCCTCTACATATCCTATCTCGATACAGCCATGAGGACGGGTGTTGGGTGAAGCGATGAAGGCTCAGTTTGGGGATGTCTGCACCCCCAAATCAGAGTGTCTAGATGTTCAGTTCTGATTCCACTGActggtccatctccctgctgatgcacatcctgggaggcagcaggtgatggttcaagtacacGAGTCCTTACCACCTGCATGCGGGATGCAGACTGCaccccgggctcctggctgctgtgggcatttggggaatgaaccagtggatggaagctcgctctctctctcatttcaaaGGCCACAGAGGAAGGTGAGCCTTGGTGACAGCCACTCTGAAGCCCAgcaaggcaggtgtgtgtgtgtgtgaatgcgagcacccagtgagcacAGACAGGGAGCACCACCTGCCCCTCATGGACAAGATGTCACAGGACCTGCTCCTGCCAAGGAAGCACCTTCAACACCAGCCACAGTGCTTCCAGGCAAAGCCCAGCAGATCCCAGGCAGAAACAGCCTGCTGTCCAGCCAGACAGCACCCGCACGTGGGTAGTCCAGGCCCTCAGACAACATGGACGCTTCTCAAATGGTAAGTTCCAAGGTGACCTGCTCCCGAAACacacaggtgtgtgggctggcatGGGCATACACAACAGGCATTTGGTGGGAGTGTCACAGTGAGGACAGAGTTGGCCTGAGGGTTTGCAGAGAAACAAGCCCTACAGCAGCCCtggggcacagcactggccattcctGCAGCTGTGGCAGTGAGTGGCACAAGACCTGAACCGACACAGCTGTCATTTTGTGGATCCTCTCTAACCTTCAAATTCTTCAAGCACAAAAGCAAGTGAGGGGCTGGTGCAGGGGTGTATCAGCCTACTCCTCTACCTGCAGCGCTGGCAGCCCACGTGCGCACAGGTTGGAGCCCCAGATGCTCttctcccaatccagctccctgctggtagcctgggaaagcagcagaggatggcccacggccttggaatcctgcatgcACATAccacacctggaagaagttcctggctcctggcttccgatggactcagctctggctgttgcggccatttggggagtgagccagcagatggaagatctctctgtctcttgtctgtcTGAAACTCCTTcaggttaaataaataaatcttaaagaaaaaagcaaaccagATCTGCAAAAAAGCAAAGACGTCAAAGGATGTGGATGACAGTCTAGAGTAAATCTGGCTTTAAtacaaagatgtttctccaaaaatcCATATGAAATCCACCCGAGAGAGCAATGCACCGGCCTACAGGAACCCTGCCTGCCAATGGGCACCCCGTTTGCCAAGGCCTGAGCTATTTTCTGTGTGAATAAAGCAGACAGGGTGACCCCCACTGATTAATACTAACATCACTAACTGGTGTTCCACACCCCTacctcctccctcccagccagGCTCCCCAGCCAAGGCCTCGGTGCAGTCTTCAGTGTATGTAGATCATGTCGGAGATGGCTCCGGGCAGGTGGGTCACGATCTGCATCCGCAGCCACCAGTAGTAGTCCATGGGGTGGTAGCGGGTGTACGGAGTGGCGGCGGTCAGCGCATGCGTGACGGCGTCGATCACCGGGGTCGTGTCCGTGGAGCCGCTGTTGCAGTAGGTCTCCATCTTGGCGATCTTCTCCTCAAAGTACTTCTTGCCGTAGTCCTGGCGCACCACCTCAGGCAGCTCGTCCCACATCTTCCTGGCGATGGCCTGGATGCGCTCGGAGCTGTACAGGCTGGTGGCCGCGATGAAGTTGCCGGGCTCCACCACGCTGACCTTCACACCCAGTGGGTGCATCTCGTAGCGCAGGCAATCGGAGAATGCCTCCACTCCGAATTTGGTGATGCAGTACGGGGAGCGGGCCGGGTTGGCCATGCGGCCCAGCATGCTGCTGATGTTGACCACGCGGCCTAAGAGGGGGAGACGGTGAGGGTTGGTTCAGGGCGGGCACTCCAAACCCATGTAGTGGGCCACAAGTCTGATGTGACTCCCCAGGCCCGTGGAGTCACATCCTACTCAGTCTAGCTGGATAAGGTGAGGAAGGTCAGGGCCCAGTTTGTCCTGTGCACACCCAGGAAGTATCCTGGACACTGGGAAGAACCTTCCATAAACCTCCAGTTTCCAAGTCCCCTGAAGGGTTGGAGTTTCCCTCCCCAATGTGCCCAGCTGCTGGTGGTCCTGCTCCTCTCCCATGGCTGTCTGCTGTTCTAAGGAGACAAATAGAGGCCGTGTTCAATGGTGACCTGTCTATACTTGGCTGACCTGGTGGCTTGGGTATTTTGTCTGCTTTCCCAAACTCGTCATTTTGCTTAGGGAACTAACGTTTCCTGCCACCACGGTTGCCTGACGGGTGACTGCAGCACAGTAGCCTGTAGCATGGAAGTGCCAGCACGCAGGTGGCCACACctcgttggtggcatgtgcacacacagtgcCGGGTGCACGGGGTGAGCCTTTCTTTAGCTGGGGTGCTAGGAGTGGGACAGCCACCATCATGTTTAGAACCTTTGGTGCTCAGGCTGTCCCTCCTTCTGAGAGCTACCCACCCCtaccccctgcctgcccctggatctctgccccactcccacccccaccctggaacTCAGCATCTCAGTCCTGCTGACTCCGCAGGCCTAGGTGTTTCTGTTCTGAGCACAGTGGGCGTAGTGGGGTTGGGGACGGCGGGGAGGAGCTGCCCTGCCCACTCACCTTTGGCCCTCCGGATGAGTGGGAGGAAGGACTTGGTCATGCGCACCGTGCCCCACAGGTTCACTTCTGCCACCTCTTTGTAGGTCTCCATGCTGGTGAACTCCACCTCACCGAACGTGGAGATGCCAGCGTTGTTCACCAGGCCCCACATGCCTGCACGGGAAAAGGCAGAGCTGTTGGTTTGCATccagctgctgcccctcccctgggGACTTCATAGCGTCTTGCCCAGGGCTCTCAAGAGAATTTCTAGGGTCCTGGAGCTTGACAGGGGCTGGAGGGGATGTGCAGTGCTGGCTGTCACCATCCCTCGAGTCAGCAGGATCCAGTCCTTACATCTTGTGCACCTGGCTTGACTGTCTGGGTCCACTGGGACTCCTGCTTGCCGTTCCTCCTCAGCTCACTCACTTCCATgccaccccacccctcaccctgcaCTTACTGCTTCATGCCTTCTTTTACGACAGATATCAGCGGACCCTCAGGCGGCTTCCAGGCCAAGCGCCCCCTGGAGGCCCAGAGCAGGTGCCGTGTGTCACAGTCACTTGAGCTCACACATCAAGTTCCACCCCCAGACTCTCCTGACAGggattcctctctcctctccctccttaaAGCCATGGCACCTTCTGCTCGAGGCCTGATGACATGGTGACCTGTttccccagcatcccatgtacATACGCCTGCTCTCTGCGagggagacccccacccccaagatGTAGGTGGTTCCAGAGGTCTGCGCACAGGGCTGGAGCGGCGCTCTGGCGCGGCTGTTTCTGTAAGACTAATGAGGGGCATGTGGCTTTTGGAGAAGCTGGTGCCTTGAGGTGCCTTGGAGCTTACTGTATCCATTCAGCTTACTGTGGGACACAGCTGGGCCTTGAGAAGGGCCAGGTTTGTTTCCCCAGTAAGAAGGGTCTTCCGGGGCCAATGAGGCaagggagacaggaggaggcaGCCTTGAATGGCAGAGCCCTTGCTGAGGTCAGCTTTCCGGGGTACAGGGAGTGGAGAGGCAGGGGCGGGACCCTCAGGACTGAGCCAGTACCCCTCCTGGAGCACCCCTTCTGGGACATGCCTGCCGGAGGGCACACAGCCCTGCTCACTTGCCCAGTTAATCACTGAAAGTTCTGTGCAATTGGTCTCTAACTGCTTTCTTCCCTGACCGACCTCTGCTGCACTCTCCTTCAATTGTGGAGAATTAAGGACACTCATTAGGGACAGGAAATCACTAGTTAACATAGTGTGGGGGAAGAGttccctgctgtgccctgcctGCTGGGCAGAGGCCACCTTGCTCTCAGCGCACCAGGGCCCTCTCCGTGGACACTAATGACGCAGTCATTAGTCATCTGGGACAGTCCCCGCTCTCAACCTCCAGACTGCCTATGTCTCCTGCCTCTTGCTGGGAACAGTGGGACGCCTCGCTctgtgctccactccccatcttcCAGCAAACCCCCTCCCCTCGCCTTTATGCAGTTCCCCTCACCCCCCCGCCGTCTCTTCACTGCGGTACACCTCAGGCGCTCAGTCAGTGCACATCATCTGAGAGGTGGTCTCTAAATCCCGGTCTCCCTGTGCCGCAGCTcacctggctaatcctctccctgcaagcacaggcatctcctatgggcactggttcgtgtcccagctgctcctattcccatccagctccctgcttgtggcttgggaaagtagcagaggacagctcaaaa
This sequence is a window from Ochotona princeps isolate mOchPri1 chromosome 3, mOchPri1.hap1, whole genome shotgun sequence. Protein-coding genes within it:
- the BDH1 gene encoding D-beta-hydroxybutyrate dehydrogenase, mitochondrial, which produces MLAARLSRPLSQLLGKPLSVHDRQSGARHLLLFCSASFPTIGHRTYASNVDSAGSKAVLVTGCDSGFGFSLAKHLHSKGFLVFAGCLLKDKGDAGAKELDSLNSERLRTIQLNVCNGEEVEKAVEAVRSSLKDPEKGMWGLVNNAGISTFGEVEFTSMETYKEVAEVNLWGTVRMTKSFLPLIRRAKGRVVNISSMLGRMANPARSPYCITKFGVEAFSDCLRYEMHPLGVKVSVVEPGNFIAATSLYSSERIQAIARKMWDELPEVVRQDYGKKYFEEKIAKMETYCNSGSTDTTPVIDAVTHALTAATPYTRYHPMDYYWWLRMQIVTHLPGAISDMIYIH